The following are encoded in a window of Saccharothrix longispora genomic DNA:
- a CDS encoding DoxX family membrane protein: MTSIAHPRKAARTTTTATTGGAVAATTAVRAGTGAGALAVLRVATGAVFLWAFLDKLFGLGYATKSASAWINGGSPTKGFLSRVAVGPFESTFHAIAGARWADWLFMLGLLAIGLAVTAGIALRPAAAAGTLMMLLMWAAEWPLARFTSAGEPSMSTNPLIDYHVVYALALIAVALTTAGATRGLAHWWATLPAVRDHTWLR; encoded by the coding sequence ATGACCTCGATCGCCCACCCCCGCAAGGCCGCCCGCACCACCACCACCGCCACCACCGGCGGAGCGGTCGCCGCCACGACGGCGGTCCGCGCCGGGACCGGGGCCGGGGCGCTCGCGGTCCTGCGCGTCGCCACCGGGGCCGTGTTCCTGTGGGCCTTCCTCGACAAGCTGTTCGGCCTCGGCTACGCCACCAAGTCCGCGAGCGCGTGGATCAACGGCGGCTCGCCCACCAAGGGCTTCCTCAGCCGCGTCGCCGTCGGCCCGTTCGAATCCACCTTCCACGCCATCGCCGGCGCCCGGTGGGCGGACTGGCTGTTCATGCTCGGCCTGCTCGCCATCGGCCTCGCCGTCACCGCCGGCATCGCCCTGCGCCCCGCCGCCGCCGCCGGCACCCTGATGATGCTGCTCATGTGGGCCGCCGAATGGCCCCTGGCCCGGTTCACCTCCGCCGGCGAGCCCAGCATGTCGACCAACCCCCTCATCGACTACCACGTCGTCTACGCCCTCGCCCTGATCGCCGTCGCCCTCACCACCGCCGGCGCCACCCGGGGCCTGGCCCACTGGTGGGCGACCCTGCCGGCGGTCCGCGACCACACCTGGCTGCGGTGA